The genomic stretch ccaaggcaattggagtggtggcaattctaatcaaggcaattggaacaatcaagaaaatcaaggcaattggggtaCTCAAGGCAATTGAGGTGGCAACAATCAAAGcaattggggaggaaacaaccaaggagggtggaacGACAACAACAACCGAGGGTCATGTTTTCAAAGGCCCCTGATGTTCCAACAACCAAGCAATCCACCTCCCTATCTTTCTCAAGGCCCGAGCTCTTCTTCCAATgagatgggtagaattgaaaacaTGTTTAAATAGTTGATGGAAAAGAATGCTGACTCTGATGCTCAATTAGCCTCGCACAACACTTCTATTtggaatttggaggttcaattaggccaaatctcacaagctTTAAACACTcttcctaagggggcactacctagtgatacggtggtAAACCCTAAGGGTGAGAATAATACGGGACATGTCATGGCCGTGACTACTAGAAGTGGAAAAGATGGAGAGGCAaccacctcaaatcaaagaagGATTGTGGATGAAGATGTTATGGTTCAAGAAGATGAAATCCCAAGCAATGTGGTTAAAGCTAATGAAGAAGTGATAATTGATATAGATAAAAATGTGGAGGAGACGCAAGAAGAGGTAAACttgtctagggaacacgtgattgacatgccagAACCGAtagtgccaaaggctaaggcaccaaagCTAAGGCCTCCTCCTatatgccctcaaaggcttgcaaagcaaaatagtgagaaccaattcaaaaattttattgatatgatgaaaagtttgtccATAAATGTGCCATTGGTTGAGGCATTGGAACAAATGCCGGGATATGCAAAATTAATAAAAGATTTGGTAACCAAGAAAAGATCAatgaattgtgagaccatcaagatGACTAATCAAGTGAGTTctattgtgcactcaatggctccaaAGTTGGAAGATCCAGGCGCTTTCACAATCCCTTATGCTATTAGGAGCGCTGATTTTGCCAAAGCATTATGTGATCTTGgggaaagtatcaacttgatgccctattcaGTGTTCAcaactttgggaattgggcaatcAAGACCTTAatccatgaggttgcaaatggcagaTCGAACAATAAATAGgcctttgggtattattgatgatgtattGGTTCGAGTTGACAAGTTTATCCTCTCAACAGATTTTTTGATCCTAGATtatgaagtggactatgaggtgcctatCATTTTGGGTAGACCTTTACTTGCTACAGGAAAGGATCTTGTTGATGTGGAAGCTGGTGAGCTTACTTTTCGGGTGGGTAATGAAAAGGTAgtcttccatgtgtgcaaatcaatgaggcaacccaATAGTAATAAAGTTTGTTCGTTTGTGGATTTGGTGACCGTCGTGATAGTTGATGATGCTAGTGCAACAATGAATGTTGAGGACAAATTGGAAGGCATTTTGCTCAACCTAGATGATGATGAGGAGAGATATGGCTCTGTGGAGTGTGTAAATGCATTGCAAGTCGTACACTTGTGAGCCTCAAAatctatctttggatcttgaaaatcggaagactcctccaacaaagccctCCATCGAGCTACCTCCTACCTTGGAGCTAAAGCCATTGCCCCTGCACCTCAAGTATGAATTCCTTGGCCTTTCTTCTACTTAACGGTTATTCTCTCTTCGTGCTTAACTATCATATAGGTAGAATCCACATTGGAGGTGCTACAAAGGAGGAAAAGAACAATCGGTTGGACTTTGGCAGATATCCGGggcataagccccgccttttgcatacacaagattattttggaggagGGTGCCATACCCTCCATTGAacatcaaagaagattaaatgaagcaatgcaagaggtggtgaagaaggagACAATTAAGTGGTTAGATGTCGGGGTTATCTACCCCATTTCCGATAGCTCGTGGACCTCTCCGATGCAATGTGTCCCAAAAAAAGGGGCATGATTGTGGTTTCAGATGACAAGAATGAATTGATCCCAACAAGAACCGTCATCGAGTGGAGAGTGTGCATGGACTATAGGAAGCTCAACAAAGTTACTCGAAAAGATTATTTCCCGCTTCCATTTCTTGACCAATTACTTGATAGGTTAGCGGAGTGTGTTTtttattgctttcttgatggataCTCCGGTTATAACCAAATCCTTATTGCTACTAAGGACCAAGCGAAAACCACTTTCACTTGTCCCTATGGTACGTTCGTATTCTcgcggatgccttttgggttgtgtaatgtaCCGACGACTTTTCAACAGTGTATGATGgttattttcaccgacatggtagaGGACATTCTTGAGGTCTTTATGGACAATTTTTTTGTGGTTGggaatgtcacacctcctttttcactacctacacccccgtaaggggcgtaaaggagtttttccaattaaaggacaatcggaacgagatttaattattaattattcagagtcgccacttgggagattaatggtgtcccaagtcaccgatggaatcccgaaccgaggaaaaatatgactctgttacagtccgcgaaccagaaatccgggtaaggaattctgttaacccgggagaaggggttaggcattcccgagttccgtggttctagcacggtcgcttaactgttgtatttgatcttatctgattttagtacatgctagcttatatgcccttttttattcgtaaaccgcctTTATTATCATTTGTTTTAGCAGAATTGCGACGTTGTGAAAGCGTGTTTCGagccacgtcgcaatcaatgcacccgtagttatcaacacgtttcgacttcgacgagatttggatttgagtcgcatcaatgcgcacccgatttttaagaaagttatttaattaaatcgtgcctaaagatactaacgtagtGTTACTTTGGGGAAgagccatgaagttcgctaaacggccatcccaaattctaattatttcgacAATTAATTACTAAAGGCCCACATTTATTCAATTTtgtgcggtgaggctcgtcttaatttgtgaacctcttttctatcattatttattttataagaattacgatgtcgcgaaaacatgttttgaaccacgttgcaatcaatgcacccgcgattATTGACACATTTtggcttcatcgagatttggatttgggtcgcatcaatgcgcacccgagtttaagaaggtgatTTAATTAAGGGCGtgcttaaagattctaacgtattgttattttggaaatgaggtgaaattcgctaaacaccATTTCCTAGCCTATACAATAGAATAATTGTGTCATTAACTACttaaggattttaattaattgggcCTATAATTGTTGAATTTGAAGTagaaaatacggacaaaataccAATCGAATGGGCCCTGAGCTCACGAAGCCCAACCAAGCCGAGGCTGCGGACATAGCCCCTTTAGAGAACATTGGCGTCAGGCCCAGGGCAGGCCCAAGACTGAGCTTGCATTCACACAGCCCAGGGATTGAATCCTTGGGCCCTATTTCAATCCCTTGTATAACTACAGTCTAGGCTGCCTTCACATCCGCTAGGCCCAAAGTTGATTTAGCATGAAATTGTGCCCAACTCATTTTAGATCCAAAATTAAAACAGCATACCATGAAACTTAAGCAACAGAAAATAACCGTATAAACATGCAATGCTCACTTTCAAAGAACTTCACCCCGGATTGTACACAAGAATTTGACTACCCAGATGCCCAATTAAACAGTTCTAAACATGTAATCTACCCTAATGAACAAGTTCAATATACACATTCTGCCAATTACATAACAAGGAGGTACACTACTGCTGTTATTAAAGAGACAGAATACTTTCAATTGAATAGCAAGCCTTGGAACacttcatttcaacttcaacatACACCATTGAGATTCAGGGAAATGTACCTGGATATTTGAATatgaaatagagaaaaggtgaGGGTTCAAGTATTTtgaacaacagcagcagcaaacCAGCAATGTGACAACACAGAGACACAGACAGATTACTTCAAAATCAGAAATGCAAGCCCATTTCCACAAATCAGGCTAACATACCCCTGTCCCTCACAACTGAAACCCAATACTGAGAATGAAACTTTGGAACTGTTTCAGATTtccattttttgatgttttgtttTCTGAATAACTTAAAATTGAAATGCCAATTAAAATACAGAAGTAATGAATGCTCAGATTAAAACTTAAGGCTCAAGGCAGAAAATCTGAGAGCCGcccccttttccaaggcatctaatgcccttttataggcaaaaacCCAAAGAATGAACTAAGTTCTGATTTCTCTAATTAGTCCCTTTCTATTTTCAttttggtccctctattcttatcttgctaaacaagtaactgcaatgtacttattaaaatttacacttgAAACCCTTTCTAGAAGGTCCTCAAGCATTCCTCTACCCCTACAATACCCATACTGCCCTTCtttataccttgatattactattcttatCAGAACTACCATTTTCCCTACTCAGACTACCCCTGAAAGCCTCTCAAAATCACTGACCTTACCCTTACCCTTAATAACTAAACCCAATACCTTAACCCAGTCTGAAACCAATCTAAATCAATTAATTACAATCAGAAACCAACTAAAATTAATCAATTAACAAACAGAGACCAGCTAATCAGACTGACTAACTCAATGATGTTCAACTAACCAACTCAAATAAGCTAAAACAAAAATAGACTGTGATTAAGCCACCATGAATAACATTAAAAGAACTTAAACTAATTATTAATCCCCAAAATTATAATCATTCAATCAACTTAACAAACTCAGAAAAATTAACAGAACCCAAAGTTAAACCAAAAATTAACAAGACAATAATGAAACAATGACTGCAAGTAATATTTTAACCATGCGAGTAAAGAAACAGTAAAAGAAAGGACAGAACAACTCACCAATGCAGAGAAAAAAACTCCGGCCAGTCAAGAACATACGAACCCTTttagatttttgacgcgtaacatccccaaccatgtgttcttacactaaaacacatggttaagggtgctacggttcgaaatcagaaGGATTTGATTTTAGGGTTTGGGTCATGATTCTTAGATCTAATTTTTGGGACATTTCAGGGTGATTCGATAAGAAACAACCACAGATTGGAGTTGAGGAAAGGCTGGGGGTTCTAGGGTGTGAATTTGGGCCGAATCGGACAAACTATCaactggccggaaaacttcaaatcgagattcgaagagttccggccCTATTTGAGGCAAACCAATGAGTGTAGTAGCAAGAGGAAGGTGAGGGGAACCCATGGTGTTATTTTCAGGGTGAACGGGGTAAGTCACGTTCACCGCCGGCAAGGTTTTttagggcggcgcggattagggttaggCGAGAAAGGGTGGGGTGGGGAAGACGACGTAAATGGGGGTAGGGGGGTCtgattcggacatatatatatttgaa from Nicotiana sylvestris chromosome 12, ASM39365v2, whole genome shotgun sequence encodes the following:
- the LOC138883238 gene encoding uncharacterized protein, translated to MEKNADSDAQLASHNTSIWNLEVQLGQISQALNTLPKGALPSDTVVNPKGENNTGHVMAVTTRSGKDGEATTSNQRRIVDEDVMVQEDEIPSNVVKANEEVIIDIDKNVEETQEEVNLSREHVIDMPEPIVPKAKAPKLRPPPICPQRLAKQNSENQFKNFIDMMKSLSINVPLVEALEQMPGYAKLIKDLVTKKRSMNCETIKMTNQVSSIVHSMAPKLEDPGAFTIPYAIRSADFAKALCDLGESINLMPYSVFTTLGIGQSRP